The window TGAGATCGGTGGAAGTGGAGTGAAGTGTGAGGAGTGGTGTAACATCGGATGGAAGTGAAGTCAATCAAAGCGAGGCAGCTAATAAAAAGTGCTAATGGTGTGtttaaaatatgaataaaCCGACTCTGGCTGAGCCACAAAAACGGCCCCAACCACAACggtaacaataacaaaaagagATTTTCTTTTTCGTGGGACGAGAAGAAATCGCATTTGCATTTCACCGCGTAGCTTGTCTGCCCGCCTCTCGACTGACTGGAAGATTAAATTGGATCAATCGATGGGCGCTTTGTGCTATTCAGTTCTATTTCCAGTGCCACTTTCTGAGCTCCACTAGAGAAGGTTATACCCAGAATCTCGAATAATAAACATCCAAATGCAAATATTGGAGACCCGTTAAAAGACAATAGCCGTAGCCGCGATTTGGGATAGTCTTCATCGGAGTGGGTAAGTCTTACGATCTATCATGATCGATGCGCCTATCATATTGTGTGATTTGTAACTGTCACAATATTCATAAAGCGGGCTTTTGAGTATTTATTTCTCTACATTATTTATAGATTGCTATTGCTTTAGTATACGAAACGTTTTAATGGCTGACTTCGCTGAGATTGCAGTCGCAGTGGTGGGGCTCTGCATGAATCAaagttattaaataattaatggcCAGCGgtgcaaaaagaaaaacacagATTGCTGCATGTTCGGGGCATTATTTACGGCCTGCTTAGCTTTTCTGCCGTATCGTGTCTCTCATTAAAAAACCATGAAACCGAAGATCGGGATTCCAGCACCAGAACTCCACATGGCCACTTCTCTACCGAAAGAATCCAGATCATTTAGCCATCGATTTGCATGGCGAAGAAAGCTGCGGCTCCAATTTTTGGCAATTACATAAAGTCTATAGCCCGGGGCTCTACACTATAAGCTCCAACCGTAAATGATGTGATGCCAAAAAGGTAATCATCGTTGCCAGTCCGACAGAAACCGAAAACATTTTCTGAGAAGACATTTATTTTAGGCTCGCTTGTTAATAGGTCTTGATGGATTCGGCAGGTGCGGAGACATCAGCTGATCCGTTAGCCCGGGCCTGTCCACCCGAACCACCCGCTCCGCCACGTTCAGATACGCCTCGTACTCCACGATCTCCGGCGTGGTGTCGTAATGGTAGTGTCCACCCCAGTTGCTGAAGGAGAAGGAGTGGAAGTGCTGCAGCCGCAAGTCCAGACCCAGATCCTTTGTCACCAAGGTGCCCAGAGCATTTAGTTGGGCGGGCATCTCGTAGAACTTGAGCCACTGCTGGATCTGCTCGGTGGTGTAGATGGGCGTCGTGCTAAAGTCCCGCATCACATGCTGGTGGACCTTTCCCTTCTTTATGAGGAAAATACCGCCCAAGCCCACGGGCTTGTCCTGGTAGTGCTGCTCCAGACCCTTGCGGATGCACTCGATGAAGTCCTGCTCCCCGGTGCGCTGCTTGGCGGTGATCTTGAGCACCTCACCGGGCTGACCCTGGCTCAGGAAGAGGTTTAGGATTAGAGCACAGCGTGGCTCGGAGTCAGCAATCTTCTCCAGAACACACTCCTCCTGATCCCCCCTGACAGTGGCTGTGTAGCTGCCATTTGTCAGCTTGTCTTCTTCGCTCACGGCCAGGTTGAAGATGCCCTCGCAGTTGGAGCCACGAATGGGCCAAGgacctgctcctgctcctacAGCAAAGATCTTTCCTGGCCCCTGAATCTTCCGGGTGATCTCCTTGAGGTTATAGAGCTTGTCCCGTTGCACCAGAGGTCGCAAATAGGGAGGACCTCCGGCTTCCAAGAGAGTTGCCTTACCGCCCAAGCCACTCTCCACCAGGCCGAACTGCGATCCTTTTAGATCCGGACAGGGGACCACACTGACATCCGCATTGGCGAAATTACTTTCCAGAGCACCCTGTATGACTGAAGAGAACAAAAAAGAGCTTTATCACTTAC of the Drosophila ananassae strain 14024-0371.13 chromosome 2R, ASM1763931v2, whole genome shotgun sequence genome contains:
- the LOC6492951 gene encoding ester hydrolase C11orf54 homolog, with amino-acid sequence MSQSHLQTDQLKFEEKPLYVPPLQELQSVIQGALESNFANADVSVVPCPDLKGSQFGLVESGLGGKATLLEAGGPPYLRPLVQRDKLYNLKEITRKIQGPGKIFAVGAGAGPWPIRGSNCEGIFNLAVSEEDKLTNGSYTATVRGDQEECVLEKIADSEPRCALILNLFLSQGQPGEVLKITAKQRTGEQDFIECIRKGLEQHYQDKPVGLGGIFLIKKGKVHQHVMRDFSTTPIYTTEQIQQWLKFYEMPAQLNALGTLVTKDLGLDLRLQHFHSFSFSNWGGHYHYDTTPEIVEYEAYLNVAERVVRVDRPGLTDQLMSPHLPNPSRPINKRA